The following proteins come from a genomic window of Thiothrix unzii:
- the glgC gene encoding glucose-1-phosphate adenylyltransferase, translating into MTLDKQQQAKLYRYYTEPKMVTELTRKTLALVLAGGEGSRLKDLTMWRAKPAVPFGGKYRIIDFALSNCVNSGIRRVGVLTQYKSHSLIRHLQRAWGFMRAEIGEFVEILPAQQRTAKKEWYQGTADALFQNMDIVQRHDPDYVLVLGGDHIYTMDYSKMLMYHHETGADFTVGCIEVPVEEAKGFGVMSVDQDSRINKFVEKPSQPEEMPGKPGVALASMGIYIFSRDFLYRVLHEDASKAHSSRDFGKDIIPSSIHKAKAMAYPFRKSTGEPGYWRDVGTLHSYWQSNMELCGVDPELNLYDRDWPVWTYQAQYPPAKFVFDDDGCRGEAIDSLISAGCILSGARVKRSMIFFASTVEKYSIIKDSVILPKVSIGQHCRITKAIIDKGTVIPDGTVIGEDLELDRKRFHVTEEGIVLITAEMMGQKLRTGNSDQDKDTLWRMAS; encoded by the coding sequence ATGACCTTGGATAAACAGCAACAGGCCAAGCTGTACCGCTATTACACTGAGCCAAAGATGGTCACGGAATTGACCCGTAAAACGTTGGCGTTGGTGCTGGCGGGCGGTGAAGGTTCACGTTTGAAAGATTTGACCATGTGGCGAGCGAAACCGGCAGTGCCGTTTGGTGGTAAATACCGCATTATCGACTTTGCCCTGTCTAACTGCGTGAATTCCGGGATTCGGCGCGTTGGGGTATTAACCCAATATAAATCGCACTCGTTGATTCGTCACTTACAGCGGGCATGGGGTTTCATGCGTGCGGAGATCGGCGAATTCGTGGAAATTTTACCGGCACAACAACGTACTGCGAAGAAAGAGTGGTATCAGGGTACGGCGGATGCACTATTCCAGAATATGGATATTGTGCAGCGTCATGACCCCGACTACGTGTTAGTGCTGGGCGGTGATCATATTTACACAATGGATTATTCCAAAATGTTGATGTATCACCACGAAACGGGAGCAGATTTCACCGTGGGCTGTATTGAAGTGCCAGTGGAAGAAGCGAAAGGTTTTGGGGTGATGTCGGTGGATCAGGATTCACGGATTAACAAATTCGTGGAAAAACCCAGCCAGCCGGAAGAAATGCCGGGTAAGCCGGGTGTGGCCTTGGCTTCGATGGGGATTTACATTTTCTCGCGGGATTTCCTGTACCGCGTGTTGCATGAAGATGCATCTAAAGCCCATTCATCGCGCGATTTTGGCAAAGACATTATTCCGTCAAGTATCCATAAAGCCAAAGCAATGGCTTACCCTTTCCGCAAAAGCACGGGTGAACCGGGGTATTGGCGCGATGTGGGTACGCTGCATTCATACTGGCAGTCGAATATGGAGTTGTGCGGGGTTGATCCCGAACTGAATCTGTATGACCGTGATTGGCCGGTGTGGACTTATCAGGCGCAATACCCACCCGCTAAATTTGTGTTTGACGATGATGGTTGCCGTGGCGAAGCGATTGATTCGCTGATTTCTGCCGGGTGTATCCTGTCGGGGGCGCGGGTCAAGCGTTCCATGATCTTTTTCGCTTCAACGGTGGAAAAGTACAGCATTATCAAAGACAGCGTGATTTTGCCGAAAGTCAGTATTGGGCAGCATTGCCGCATTACCAAAGCCATTATTGATAAAGGCACGGTGATTCCTGACGGCACTGTAATTGGTGAAGATTTAGAACTCGACCGCAAGCGTTTCCACGTCACCGAAGAGGGGATTGTGTTAATTACGGCGGAAATGATGGGGCAGAAATTGCGCACCGGCAACAGTGACCAAGACAAGGATACCTTATGGCGGATGGCAAGCTAA
- a CDS encoding glycoside hydrolase family 57 protein, with the protein MADGKLNVVLCWHMHQPWYRDGLDGDYRLPWVYLHGLKDYSDMAAHLEMQPRMRCVVNFSSVLLEQVDDYAQSVTQFLETGAPMHDRLLNLLAGIEPIPVDVSQRAELIGECQRCHAPTMIHKHPPFQRLFKMIGATDESGVGNQRFRCSLVYLSDQYFLDLLTWYHLAWLGQSLQHLPSVQRLMAQGKEFTAQDRHELLQVMRDCLAGLLPRYRQLAERGQVELSMTPYMHPIVPLLNDFQNMRCALPDAPAPHAADYPEGVERSRWHLQRGIEVFEHYFGRKPQGVWLSEGGVSEDAVRLLDEYGIRWTASGEGVWRNSCRLSAYDGEDEHSKRSLFMPYQLADSEVRVFFRDDGLSDLIGFKYSDWHARDAVGDFVQHLENIAVFLNSHAPQRVVSIILDGENAWEYYPNNGAYFLEALYAALVSSDQINVTTFAQVSQTLPSRPLPALCAGSWVYGSFSTWIGSPDKNRGWDYLVEAKHVFDRVMAAGSLTPAQQELASRQLGVCEGSDWFWWFGDYNPSDSVRDFERLYRRQLRKLYALLGVPAPDYLDKPVSQGGGGAENAGTMRRNT; encoded by the coding sequence ATGGCGGATGGCAAGCTAAATGTCGTTTTGTGCTGGCACATGCACCAGCCTTGGTATCGTGATGGCTTAGACGGTGATTACCGTTTGCCGTGGGTTTACCTGCACGGTTTGAAAGATTACAGCGATATGGCGGCACATTTGGAAATGCAGCCGCGTATGCGTTGTGTAGTGAATTTTTCTTCGGTGCTATTGGAGCAGGTGGATGATTACGCGCAGTCTGTAACCCAGTTTCTGGAAACCGGCGCACCGATGCATGACCGCTTGTTGAATTTACTGGCGGGTATCGAGCCGATTCCCGTTGATGTCAGTCAGCGTGCGGAACTGATCGGGGAATGCCAGCGTTGCCACGCGCCGACGATGATTCATAAGCACCCGCCGTTTCAGCGTTTGTTCAAAATGATTGGCGCAACCGATGAGTCGGGTGTGGGTAATCAGCGGTTTCGTTGTTCCTTGGTGTATTTAAGTGACCAGTATTTTCTGGATTTGCTGACTTGGTATCACTTGGCTTGGCTGGGGCAGTCGTTGCAACACCTTCCAAGTGTGCAACGCTTAATGGCGCAGGGTAAGGAGTTTACAGCGCAAGACCGGCATGAGTTGCTGCAAGTAATGCGTGATTGTTTGGCGGGATTGCTACCACGTTACCGGCAATTAGCGGAACGCGGGCAGGTTGAACTGTCGATGACTCCGTACATGCACCCGATTGTGCCGTTGCTCAACGATTTCCAGAATATGCGTTGTGCATTACCGGATGCACCTGCACCGCACGCAGCGGATTACCCGGAAGGTGTGGAGCGTTCGCGTTGGCATTTACAGCGCGGTATTGAAGTATTTGAGCATTATTTCGGGCGTAAACCGCAAGGTGTGTGGTTATCCGAAGGTGGTGTGAGCGAAGATGCGGTGCGCTTGCTGGATGAATACGGGATTCGCTGGACGGCTTCTGGTGAAGGTGTGTGGCGTAATAGTTGCCGCTTATCGGCTTACGACGGCGAGGACGAACACAGCAAACGCAGCCTGTTTATGCCTTACCAGTTGGCAGATTCTGAGGTGCGGGTGTTTTTCCGCGATGACGGCTTGTCGGATTTAATCGGCTTTAAATACAGCGATTGGCACGCCCGTGATGCCGTGGGTGATTTCGTTCAGCATTTGGAAAACATTGCGGTTTTCTTAAATAGTCATGCACCGCAGCGCGTCGTGTCGATTATTCTGGATGGGGAAAATGCGTGGGAATATTACCCGAACAACGGTGCGTATTTCCTCGAAGCCTTGTATGCCGCATTAGTGAGTTCTGATCAGATTAATGTCACCACCTTTGCACAAGTTAGCCAAACTTTACCCTCACGCCCATTGCCTGCGTTATGTGCGGGGAGCTGGGTGTATGGTTCGTTTTCGACTTGGATTGGTTCGCCAGACAAAAATCGTGGCTGGGATTACTTGGTGGAAGCCAAACACGTGTTTGATCGTGTGATGGCAGCAGGGTCATTAACACCGGCACAGCAAGAGCTTGCCAGCCGTCAATTAGGGGTGTGCGAAGGCTCCGACTGGTTCTGGTGGTTTGGGGATTACAACCCATCGGACAGCGTGCGTGATTTCGAGCGGTTGTATCGGCGGCAGTTGCGTAAGTTATACGCGCTGTTGGGTGTGCCAGCTCCCGATTATCTCGATAAGCCAGTTTCACAAGGCGGTGGCGGTGCGGAAAACGCCGGTACGATGCGCAGGAATACGTAA
- the malQ gene encoding 4-alpha-glucanotransferase, with amino-acid sequence MGQGLNTGRVAGVLLHPTSLPSGRLDADAYRWVDWLAQAGLRVWQMLPLGVPLVGLSPYQCASAFAINPGLFAGGVSGSDDATAFSVWYESQRHWVDDYALFMVLKQQFAGQEWTAWPSALRQREPQAMAQVRSEHAAAISSLIQEQYRCYCQWQDLRQYATRQGVALFGDMPIFVAYDSADVWAHPELFLLNADGEAEWVTGVPPDYFSETGQRWGNPHYHWERMAQTDFQWWRQRLEYHFAFFDLVRIDHFRGLAASWMIPASEPTAINGYWQNVPGDAMLASIQAALGDLPLVAEDLGVITPDVTALRDKYALPGMSVLQFSFDHFEDNPHKPQNVRENTVYYTGTHDNDTLLGWFNSLDAAMQQHVLQSLAITDVSALTTAMLDTVFASNALLALVPLQDLLQLDNAARMNVPGTVDGNWQWRFQWSQLPENLASVLHESLLHHQRLGNTPP; translated from the coding sequence ATGGGTCAAGGGTTAAATACGGGGCGTGTTGCTGGTGTGTTGTTGCACCCGACATCATTGCCATCCGGTCGTTTGGATGCAGATGCTTATCGCTGGGTTGATTGGTTAGCGCAGGCGGGTTTACGGGTGTGGCAGATGTTGCCGTTGGGTGTGCCGCTGGTGGGGTTGTCGCCGTATCAGTGTGCGTCGGCGTTTGCGATTAATCCGGGGTTGTTTGCTGGCGGGGTGTCGGGGAGTGATGACGCTACCGCTTTCAGTGTTTGGTACGAAAGTCAGCGGCATTGGGTGGACGATTATGCATTGTTCATGGTGTTGAAGCAGCAGTTTGCGGGGCAGGAGTGGACGGCATGGCCGAGTGCGTTGCGTCAGCGCGAACCGCAGGCAATGGCGCAAGTGCGTAGTGAACACGCGGCGGCGATTAGCAGCTTGATTCAAGAGCAATACCGTTGTTATTGCCAGTGGCAGGATTTACGTCAATACGCCACCCGGCAAGGTGTCGCACTGTTTGGCGATATGCCGATTTTTGTGGCTTATGACAGCGCGGATGTCTGGGCGCACCCGGAATTGTTTTTGCTGAATGCAGACGGTGAAGCAGAATGGGTTACGGGCGTGCCGCCGGATTATTTTTCTGAAACCGGGCAACGCTGGGGCAACCCGCACTATCACTGGGAACGCATGGCGCAAACCGATTTCCAGTGGTGGCGGCAACGTTTGGAATACCATTTTGCGTTTTTTGATCTGGTGCGGATTGATCACTTTCGTGGCTTGGCGGCGAGTTGGATGATTCCGGCGAGTGAGCCGACCGCGATCAACGGTTACTGGCAAAACGTTCCCGGCGATGCCATGTTAGCCAGTATTCAAGCGGCTTTGGGCGATTTACCGTTAGTGGCGGAAGATTTGGGGGTGATTACCCCGGATGTCACCGCGTTGCGCGATAAATACGCTTTACCTGGTATGAGCGTATTGCAGTTTAGCTTTGACCATTTTGAAGATAACCCGCATAAACCGCAGAACGTGCGTGAAAATACCGTGTATTACACCGGGACGCACGACAATGATACCTTACTGGGCTGGTTTAACAGTCTGGATGCTGCGATGCAGCAACACGTCTTGCAGTCGCTGGCAATTACCGATGTGAGCGCGTTAACCACCGCGATGCTGGATACGGTGTTTGCCAGTAATGCGTTATTGGCGTTAGTGCCGTTGCAGGATTTATTGCAGTTGGATAATGCGGCACGAATGAATGTACCGGGGACAGTCGACGGCAATTGGCAGTGGCGTTTCCAGTGGTCACAGTTGCCGGAAAACTTGGCATCGGTTTTGCACGAATCCTTATTACACCACCAACGTTTAGGAAATACACCGCCATGA